A region from the Aegilops tauschii subsp. strangulata cultivar AL8/78 chromosome 5, Aet v6.0, whole genome shotgun sequence genome encodes:
- the LOC109774958 gene encoding disease resistance protein RPM1 isoform X2 translates to MAEAVVYVVLGKIAASLGRDALNAIGSRLGKGASDLLEAENNMRQIETEFTVMKAFLMQVTMRSSCNLAFDAWLDEVKKVAHDADDVIDGYEYLLGQSNTEGSSSLTKLWRRSKHAGGWRSITEQLKQIEVRLSKLTSMRDRYGITISAEGEVNHTSQNRQLEHALDSTCLNIEDEVVGFEEETSWLVQQLIHGREERTIISVCGMGGLGKTTLVRQVYKKDEIKQNFNCSAWISVSQSYNIQHLLREILRQLQEEEKDIPCQVDTTDVASLVQTLANFLQDKRYLIVLDDVWSRDAWVLLDHALSISNKGSRIILTTRNEDVASLADDEHGIQLKMLGKEEAWDLFCQKAFPRIEGKTCPQSLICWAEKIVDKCEGLPLAIVAIGSLLSHKKLYENDWKSFYHQLDWQIGNNAELSSVRNALDLSINHLPGNLKNCFLYCGIFPEDYEIRRDELIRLWIAEGFVEQRGPHITLEEVGNEYLNEIAQRSLLQVVQRDADGIAQTFQMHDLVRDIVISKCTVEKFSLLLDSSRDTMRSREARRVSVLKADSIEDTLDGGEKIRSFILFDRRVSSSWVETATGNFRLLRVLSLRFTEITKLPDVVTTLFNLRYLDLSHTNLEVVPKALCKLRKLQSLDLIVTRVVELPPEIKKLTELRFLLTVVIHEYDGRIFDCFQAAKVHPGICLLKDMQELRYVEANKDLVVNLCNLTLLRTLGIMKAKCEHIKQLWTSITRLVHLSKLDIISYAKEEVLNLENLDPLPNLENFYLKGKLEGGVIPTIFSGFRKLSDLRMGWSRLQADPIPSFAHLSHLVELHLYRVYEGQIMTFRTGWFPKLEKLYLADMEQLSCIEVEAQTMPILNYMQLIGLRRIPMQYNENKEELLSLADSIEMKKLFCACVICWCMFTKTSLAVLEVREQVYSTSALAGVIYSRTHRHVTLLEQNQVVEEHFHLGRPEHGANGHMLHAQVLKQHVVIGQTCK, encoded by the exons ATGGCAGAGGCTGTGGTTTATGTCGTGCTTGGGAAAATTGCTGCTAGTTTGGGGCGCGATGCTCTAAATGCAATAGGCTCGCGGTTAGGAAAAGGAGCATCGGATTTACTTGAAGCTGAGAACAACATGAGGCAGATTGAGACTGAATTTACAGTAATGAAAGCTTTTCTAATGCAAGTAACGATGCGCTCATCATGTAATTTGGCTTTTGATGCCTGGCTTGATGAGGTAAAAAAGGTTGCACATGATGCTGATGATGTAATTGATGGGTATGAATACCTTCTCGGACAATCAAATACAGAAGGTAGTAGTTCACTGACGAAACTATGGCGTCGCTCCAAACATGCGGGTGGTTGGCGAAGCATTACTGAACAACTTAAGCAGATTGAGGTCCGCCTTTCGAAGCTCACAAGCATGAGAGATCGTTATGGCATCACAATCAGTGCAGAAGGAGAAGTTAACCACACAAGCCAGAATCGTCAGCTGGAACATGCTCTGGACTCAACATGTCTAAACATCGAGGATGAGGTGGTCGGGTTTGAAGAAGAAACGTCATGGCTTGTGCAACAGTTGATACACGGGCGAGAAGAGCGAACAATCATATCTGTCTGTGGTATGGGTGGTTTAGGCAAAACGACTCTTGTCCGCCAGGTCTATAAAAAGGATGAAATCAAGCAGAATTTTAACTGTTCTGCGTGGATTTCAGTTTCTCAAAGTTACAACATTCAGCATCTGTTGAGGGAAATATTAAGGCAGCTTCAGGAGGAGGAAAAGGACATCCCTTGTCAGGTGGACACTACAGATGTTGCAAGCTTGGTGCAAACACTAGCGAACTTCTTGCAGGACAAAAGGTATTTGATCGTCTTGGACGACGTGTGGAGTCGAGATGCCTGGGTACTGCTAGATCATGCACTGAGTATAAGCAATAAAGGAAGCAGGATCATCTTAACTACAAGAAATGAAGATGTTGCTTCATTGGCTGATGATGAGCACGGCATTCAACTCAAAATGCTTGGAAAGGAAGAAGCATGGGATCTCTTTTGTCAAAAAGCCTTTCCGAGAATAGAAGGGAAAACATGTCCTCAGAGTCTAATTTGCTGGGCCGAAAAAATTGTGGACAAGTGTGAAGGGTTGCCACTAGCTATTGTTGCCATTGGAAGTTTGCTGTCACACAAGAAGCTATATGAAAATGACTGGAAATCCTTCTATCATCAACTAGATTGGCAGATAGGTAACAACGCAGAGCTCAGCTCCGTGAGAAATGCCCTGGACCTTAGCATCAATCATTTACCAGGAAATCTGAAGAACTGCTTTCTATACTGTGGTATATTTCCTGAAGACTATGAGATTCGAAGAGATGAGCTTATTCGGTTATGGATAGCTGAAGGCTTCGTAGAACAAAGGGGGCCACATATAACTCTGGAGGAAGTAGGGAATGAGTATCTCAATGAAATCGCTCAACGTTCGCTTCTTCAAGTTGTCCAGAGGGATGCTGATGGCATTGCACAGACATTCCAAATGCATGACCTTGTAAGAGATATAGTTATAAGCAAGTGCACAGTTGAGAAATTTTCTCTTCTTCTGGATAGCTCTCGTGATACTATGCGCAGCAGAGAAGCACGGCGTGTTTCAGTACTCAAAGCTGACAGCATTGAAGATACTCTTGATGGCGGAGAAAAGATACGATCCTTCATTTTGTTCGATCGTAGAGTATCATCCTCCTGGGTAGAAACTGCTACTGGAAATTTCAGATTGCTACGAGTCTTGTCTTTACGATTCACAGAGATAACGAAGCTCCCTGATGTTGTGACCACTCTGTTCAATTTGCGCTACCTTGATTTGTCTCACACCAATCTTGAAGTGGTTCCCAAAGCATTGTGTAAGTTGAGGAAGCTGCAGAGTCTAGATCTTATAGTAACTCGTGTAGTGGAACTGCCGCCTGAAATAAAGAAGCTGACTGAACTCCGATTTCTGCTAACTGTTGTCATCCATGAATATGATGGAAGAATATTTGATTGCTTCCAAGCCGCTAAAGTACATCCTGGAATTTGCCTTCTAAAGGATATGCAAGAACTGAGATATGTAGAAGCAAACAAAGATTTAGTGGTCAACCTTTGCAACTTAACATTACTCCGAACACTTGGAATAATGAAAGCCAAGTGTGAGCACATTAAGCAATTATGGACCTCCATCACAAGATTGGTGCACCTTTCTAAACTTGATATAATCTCATATGCCAAGGAAGAAGTTCTTAATCTGGAAAACTTAGATCCTTTGCCAAATCTGGAAAACTTTTACCTGAAAGGCAAGTTGGAAGGGGGTGTTATCCCAACAATATTCAGTGGTTTCAGAAAACTCAGTGACCTACGCATGGGCTGGTCCAGGTTACAAGCAgatccaattccttcatttgcaCACTTATCACATCTGGTTGAACTTCACCTTTACAGAGTGTATGAGGGGCAGATCATGACTTTCAGGACAGGTTGGTTTCCAAAGCTCGAGAAACTGTACTTAGCTGACATGGAGCAGCTCAGTTGCATTGAAGTGGAGGCTCAGACCATGCCGATCCTTAATTATATGCAGCTCATTGGTCTGAGAA GGATCCCCATGCAATATAATGAGAATAAAGAAGAATTGCTTTCCCTTGCAGATTCCATTgagatgaagaagctgttctgtGCTTGTGTAATTTGCTGGTGCATGTTCACCAAGACTTCCCTCGCT GTTTTGGAAGTGAGAGAACAAGTATATAGTACTTCAGCACTCGCTGGGGTCATCTACTCTCGCACGCATCGGCATGTAACTCTGCTTGAGCAGAATCAAGTGGTTGAAGAACATTTTCATCTTGGGCGTCCTGAACATGGTGCTAATGGCCATATGCTGCATGCACAAGTTCTGAAGCAACATGTTGTTATCGGCCAGACCTGCAAGTAG
- the LOC109774958 gene encoding disease resistance protein RPM1 isoform X1, with translation MAEAVVYVVLGKIAASLGRDALNAIGSRLGKGASDLLEAENNMRQIETEFTVMKAFLMQVTMRSSCNLAFDAWLDEVKKVAHDADDVIDGYEYLLGQSNTEGSSSLTKLWRRSKHAGGWRSITEQLKQIEVRLSKLTSMRDRYGITISAEGEVNHTSQNRQLEHALDSTCLNIEDEVVGFEEETSWLVQQLIHGREERTIISVCGMGGLGKTTLVRQVYKKDEIKQNFNCSAWISVSQSYNIQHLLREILRQLQEEEKDIPCQVDTTDVASLVQTLANFLQDKRYLIVLDDVWSRDAWVLLDHALSISNKGSRIILTTRNEDVASLADDEHGIQLKMLGKEEAWDLFCQKAFPRIEGKTCPQSLICWAEKIVDKCEGLPLAIVAIGSLLSHKKLYENDWKSFYHQLDWQIGNNAELSSVRNALDLSINHLPGNLKNCFLYCGIFPEDYEIRRDELIRLWIAEGFVEQRGPHITLEEVGNEYLNEIAQRSLLQVVQRDADGIAQTFQMHDLVRDIVISKCTVEKFSLLLDSSRDTMRSREARRVSVLKADSIEDTLDGGEKIRSFILFDRRVSSSWVETATGNFRLLRVLSLRFTEITKLPDVVTTLFNLRYLDLSHTNLEVVPKALCKLRKLQSLDLIVTRVVELPPEIKKLTELRFLLTVVIHEYDGRIFDCFQAAKVHPGICLLKDMQELRYVEANKDLVVNLCNLTLLRTLGIMKAKCEHIKQLWTSITRLVHLSKLDIISYAKEEVLNLENLDPLPNLENFYLKGKLEGGVIPTIFSGFRKLSDLRMGWSRLQADPIPSFAHLSHLVELHLYRVYEGQIMTFRTGWFPKLEKLYLADMEQLSCIEVEAQTMPILNYMQLIGLRSMLVVPAGFQNLTSLQQVVLMDMPVEFMTMVQEQDCTKHIRLILHRLRQ, from the coding sequence ATGGCAGAGGCTGTGGTTTATGTCGTGCTTGGGAAAATTGCTGCTAGTTTGGGGCGCGATGCTCTAAATGCAATAGGCTCGCGGTTAGGAAAAGGAGCATCGGATTTACTTGAAGCTGAGAACAACATGAGGCAGATTGAGACTGAATTTACAGTAATGAAAGCTTTTCTAATGCAAGTAACGATGCGCTCATCATGTAATTTGGCTTTTGATGCCTGGCTTGATGAGGTAAAAAAGGTTGCACATGATGCTGATGATGTAATTGATGGGTATGAATACCTTCTCGGACAATCAAATACAGAAGGTAGTAGTTCACTGACGAAACTATGGCGTCGCTCCAAACATGCGGGTGGTTGGCGAAGCATTACTGAACAACTTAAGCAGATTGAGGTCCGCCTTTCGAAGCTCACAAGCATGAGAGATCGTTATGGCATCACAATCAGTGCAGAAGGAGAAGTTAACCACACAAGCCAGAATCGTCAGCTGGAACATGCTCTGGACTCAACATGTCTAAACATCGAGGATGAGGTGGTCGGGTTTGAAGAAGAAACGTCATGGCTTGTGCAACAGTTGATACACGGGCGAGAAGAGCGAACAATCATATCTGTCTGTGGTATGGGTGGTTTAGGCAAAACGACTCTTGTCCGCCAGGTCTATAAAAAGGATGAAATCAAGCAGAATTTTAACTGTTCTGCGTGGATTTCAGTTTCTCAAAGTTACAACATTCAGCATCTGTTGAGGGAAATATTAAGGCAGCTTCAGGAGGAGGAAAAGGACATCCCTTGTCAGGTGGACACTACAGATGTTGCAAGCTTGGTGCAAACACTAGCGAACTTCTTGCAGGACAAAAGGTATTTGATCGTCTTGGACGACGTGTGGAGTCGAGATGCCTGGGTACTGCTAGATCATGCACTGAGTATAAGCAATAAAGGAAGCAGGATCATCTTAACTACAAGAAATGAAGATGTTGCTTCATTGGCTGATGATGAGCACGGCATTCAACTCAAAATGCTTGGAAAGGAAGAAGCATGGGATCTCTTTTGTCAAAAAGCCTTTCCGAGAATAGAAGGGAAAACATGTCCTCAGAGTCTAATTTGCTGGGCCGAAAAAATTGTGGACAAGTGTGAAGGGTTGCCACTAGCTATTGTTGCCATTGGAAGTTTGCTGTCACACAAGAAGCTATATGAAAATGACTGGAAATCCTTCTATCATCAACTAGATTGGCAGATAGGTAACAACGCAGAGCTCAGCTCCGTGAGAAATGCCCTGGACCTTAGCATCAATCATTTACCAGGAAATCTGAAGAACTGCTTTCTATACTGTGGTATATTTCCTGAAGACTATGAGATTCGAAGAGATGAGCTTATTCGGTTATGGATAGCTGAAGGCTTCGTAGAACAAAGGGGGCCACATATAACTCTGGAGGAAGTAGGGAATGAGTATCTCAATGAAATCGCTCAACGTTCGCTTCTTCAAGTTGTCCAGAGGGATGCTGATGGCATTGCACAGACATTCCAAATGCATGACCTTGTAAGAGATATAGTTATAAGCAAGTGCACAGTTGAGAAATTTTCTCTTCTTCTGGATAGCTCTCGTGATACTATGCGCAGCAGAGAAGCACGGCGTGTTTCAGTACTCAAAGCTGACAGCATTGAAGATACTCTTGATGGCGGAGAAAAGATACGATCCTTCATTTTGTTCGATCGTAGAGTATCATCCTCCTGGGTAGAAACTGCTACTGGAAATTTCAGATTGCTACGAGTCTTGTCTTTACGATTCACAGAGATAACGAAGCTCCCTGATGTTGTGACCACTCTGTTCAATTTGCGCTACCTTGATTTGTCTCACACCAATCTTGAAGTGGTTCCCAAAGCATTGTGTAAGTTGAGGAAGCTGCAGAGTCTAGATCTTATAGTAACTCGTGTAGTGGAACTGCCGCCTGAAATAAAGAAGCTGACTGAACTCCGATTTCTGCTAACTGTTGTCATCCATGAATATGATGGAAGAATATTTGATTGCTTCCAAGCCGCTAAAGTACATCCTGGAATTTGCCTTCTAAAGGATATGCAAGAACTGAGATATGTAGAAGCAAACAAAGATTTAGTGGTCAACCTTTGCAACTTAACATTACTCCGAACACTTGGAATAATGAAAGCCAAGTGTGAGCACATTAAGCAATTATGGACCTCCATCACAAGATTGGTGCACCTTTCTAAACTTGATATAATCTCATATGCCAAGGAAGAAGTTCTTAATCTGGAAAACTTAGATCCTTTGCCAAATCTGGAAAACTTTTACCTGAAAGGCAAGTTGGAAGGGGGTGTTATCCCAACAATATTCAGTGGTTTCAGAAAACTCAGTGACCTACGCATGGGCTGGTCCAGGTTACAAGCAgatccaattccttcatttgcaCACTTATCACATCTGGTTGAACTTCACCTTTACAGAGTGTATGAGGGGCAGATCATGACTTTCAGGACAGGTTGGTTTCCAAAGCTCGAGAAACTGTACTTAGCTGACATGGAGCAGCTCAGTTGCATTGAAGTGGAGGCTCAGACCATGCCGATCCTTAATTATATGCAGCTCATTGGTCTGAGAAGTATGCTCGTTGTTCCAGCAGGATTCCAAAATTTAACCTCACTCCAACAGGTAGTCCTCATGGACATGCCAGTAGAATTTATGACTATGGTACAAGAACAAGACTGTACCAAGCATATACGCCTGATACTTCATCGCCTTCGCCAATGA